The Bos indicus x Bos taurus breed Angus x Brahman F1 hybrid chromosome 11, Bos_hybrid_MaternalHap_v2.0, whole genome shotgun sequence sequence GACAGCTTATCCTGGAATACACAGAACTCAGCAACAAGTTCAGACCAGCACAAAGTAAATACAGCATCTATTCAGCCACAACTGAACTAAGAAAGGAGGTTTCACGAGGCAACACAGTATGCCAGGTTCATGTAATTATCTGCGAATTTACTGGTTCTCATTTTCGAGGGCTCCAGAAACCTGTGATACTCTCCTATATGCCACCAGAACCCAGCAAAGCAGCAGCATTTCGTGTTTCAGGATTCGAGATggtttaaactttacaaaaaccCAAAGGGGCAGCACCGTTCTCTCCAATTTCACTATTGGGAAGTCAGGTTCCAACAGTGGACTCGCCCAAGTTCATTAAGTTGGTGGACACCTAAGACCGCGAACTCGGAGGCACGACTCAGCCACCACTGGGGCCCGCTAGGGACCCTCCGCCAGCCTCGCCTCCCCGCTTCGGGCCTCGGTCATCCGAGCGCCAGGCCGCGCTACCTTGAGCACGCAGTCAGACTGCAGCAGACACAAGCCCAGATCCTCCTTCACGCCCGCGCACGCGCCGCCCTCAGGCTTGTCCTCGTAATACCGGGGCATGACTGCGCCTCCAGCTGGCCGCGgcctccaccctctccttccgaGATGGCCCAGACTCCTCAGGACGCCAGTGACGCTGCGGCGGGCGGAACCGGAAAAAGAGCGGTAGCAACCACTTCCGGTGGGCGCGCGGCGAGAGACGTAACGCGAAAGGTATCGCGCGCGGCGTTTGTGGGTCACGTGACGCGACGCGCCCCCTACGTGGTTGACGTAGCGGGGAGGGAAGTTGGCCCAGCGGCTGCTGGGTCGGCTGCTCGGCGGTGGTGGCGGGTGTATGTGAAGCCGGTGGACGCCGCCGCGGGGCTCCAGGTGAGGCCTGCCGACGGCCCCGTCTGCGCGCGACTCGGGCTCGCTGGTCAGCCTTTTCCTCCGGCAACTTGCGGCCCCACATCACCCGGCCCTGGAGTGACCGCGCCCGGGTCCGGCTGCTCGGGCTGCGGTGGGGCTGCCAGACACCATCGCGGAGGCTGGTTACAGCCGAATTTCAGATAACAGCGAATGATGTCTGCATAGCTGTGGGTCTCACGCAGTGTTTCGGACCTGCTTATATTACAAATTACTGTTGTATCTGCGATGCAGTTGTAACTGGACGTCATGTGTTTTTATGCTCAATCTGGCCGCCTTACCGGAGGCCCCGAGCCGGAGGGGAGCAGCTGGCGTTCTGGAGGCCTGGGGAGTGGAGCCCGACACTGGGCTGCCGGGGCGGGACATGGAGGCCGGACGATGACCAGCGCCTCCCTGGCTTCAGACTAGTTGGACTGGACCATGATGAACTATTCAGGAAGTAAAACACTATGCGTTTGAGTTTTGCCTTGTTTTTACATCCCATGCTAATGAACGAGTTGTTTGTTGGTGAGGCGCTGATGGACTTGTGTGATAAGCCATTTACTTTACCTCGTCGGGAACATCGTTTCTGTTTGGGTTCAGCAAAGGCTTTTCCTTAAAGTCTTGATTGTTAGCACAGATGACAGGTGGACTTTTGATTCAGACTGCCTGAGTTCAAATTTTGGCTCCATCACTATCTCTGCTTCTGgagaaggggtgggaggaggtggggagaggtggaGCATGTCTGAGGATGACAGAAATGAAGTACAGAGAATGGGTGGACCTTGTAAAAGCGTTATTATGAAGGTTCAGAAAACCACGGGGCAGCCCTTTCCTGAAGTGCAATGGGCAGTTCTCCAGCTCCCAAATCAGCCTCAAAACCAAATTTACTCTGAGTCCTGCCTCTTCTCAGGGATCGGGGCCAAAATGTAAGATGACTTCTCTCCTAAATAACTCACAAGAGGGGTGCTAGAGGCTGGCAGTTTCTTCTGGTGATTTGTATTAATAATATAGTTTTCCCTCCCTTCTATCTAGGAAGATGTTACCAAGTACTTCGGTGAATTCCCCAGCGCAGGGGAACGGAGTGTTGAGTTCCAGGGATGCAGCCAGACACACAGCGGGAGCAAAACGCTACAAATACCTGAGGAGGCTTTTCCGTTTCCGGCAGATGGACTTTGAGTTTGCTGCCTGGCAGATGCTCTACCTGTTCACTTCCCCACAGAGAGTTTATAGAAACTTTCACTATAGGAAGCAGACAAAAGATCAGTGGGCCAGGGATGACCCGGCTTTCTTGGTCCTGTTAAGTATCTGGCTCTGTGGTAAGTGTTTATCTGCAGGAGAGTTGAGAAATCAATTGAGTGTTTCAGGTTGGACTTGTCATTTGGAGAATCCTGTTGTCAGCGTGTTATGGGTCATAATTTGGGGTTCTCTGAAGCCGTTGTCTTCCTTTCTGAAGTCTCCAAAATCTCCTCACAGGAAAGAGAGTGGTATTCTTCCTGATTTTAAAGGTCCCAAGCAGATGCCAGAGGAAACTGGTTCCTGGGAACTTTGAAAAGCACAGTACAGAGTCACTCCATGTCTTTCAACTGCCATGATAtacgtagggcttccctggtgcttcagatggtaaagaatctgcctgcagtgctggagacctgagttcgatccctgggtcaggaagatcccctgcagaaggaaatggctacccactccagtattcttgcctggagaattccatggacagagtagcctggtgggctacagtccatagggtcacaaaagaatcagatacaaccaagcaattaacactttcacatttctcATAAATTCACTGATACCCAAATGCAAACTTACTGTGAAAAAGGACTACTGAGATTGGAAATTACATTTCACCGTCAGGCtgatccagggcttccctggtgactcagttggtaaataacctctgcagtgcaggagatgcatgttcaatccctgggtcaggaagatcccctggagaagggaatggcaacctgttccagtattcttgcctgaagaatgccatggacagaggagcctggtgggctaccgtctatggggtcgcaaagagtcagacatgactgagggactaacactttcacttctcactttcatcagGCCCATCCAGAGTGAGGGTTCTGAAAGTACTAATGTGATCTTGAGAAACTGCTTTAAGTTCTCCAATAGTGCAGTGAAAGGGTCTGAACCACTTTTAGtgtctcaatcatgtctgactttttgtgaccccttggactgtagccttccagtctcctctgtccgtgaaattcagcaggcaagaatacgggagtgggtagccatttccttctccagaggatcttcctgagccaggagtcaaacctgggtctcctgcattgcaggcagattctttacaatctaagccaccagggaagcccacctttaaCTGGGTTTAAACATGTGAGTGCCTTCTCAGTAATGGTCGTATTCTGAATGCTGGGGCTACCCTGGTGAATCACAGATATATGGGGGCCTCCTCAGTAAACGTCAGGTATCTCAGTGGTAGTTGTGTGTTCCAGGGCGATCTGCATTTCTTAATCAGTTACATTTATTAGTAAGATAGCTTATTTTACATACCTGCATCCCATTCTGGAATGGGCATCTGAAAGGCAGAAACTGGCCTGTATGCTTAGAATCTAGCAAAGTGCCTGAATGCATCTTGTAAATCTTTCTTGCAGTGTCCACGATAGGATTTGGCTTTGTGCTGGACATGGGGTTTTTTGAGACGATAAAGCTGCTCCTTTGGGTGGTATTCATAGACTGTGTAGGCGTCGGTCTTCTCATATCAACCTTAATGTGGTAAGTACAGAAGCTTTGGTTTTTCAGATGCTACTGTAGAGCCTCCCTCTGTTTGCTTCAGAGAGTAGCTGATGGAAATGGAAACTATATGAACTGAAAGCACTGATTTTGTCCGCCAGGATTACCATATCTCATTCTCCTGTGTTGGCACCTAGAGCAGAAAATACTCTTCAGGGGATGGTCTGCTTTGTCAAACTGCACCAGATAAGTGAATTGAAGTCATGATTATGTCGTATTAACAAAATCCCTGATTTTGCAAAAATGTTTCACAGCCAATTCTGCTGAAGTTGACTGATTTCTCAATCTGACTCTCTCTGGGTTTGCTGTACCAGTAATAGTGTGCTGAGTATCAGTTTGGCATTTGATGTTTTGATGGGTGCTCTTGTGTGGTTGGCGGAAGGGGTGGACAGGCGGGTGAGCTCAGCAGGGGGCTGGTGGTTGCTGCTGTGTATCAGAGAAAACACTGGAACCTGAGTtgcagagagacctgggttcgagtgCCAGCTCGGCCATTTACCCTGTCCTTGGAAGATGGACGTTAATTATCTATTTGTGAGGTATTTGAAAAGCTTGTACTATGAAAAGCACCTGGCATACAGtctgtgctcaataaatggtagctgttaACATTTTGAGCAAGATTGTGAGAGGCTGGCCTCTGATGGATACAGCCTGTTTGCTTTAACTCCTGACCAGTCCAATAGGTTTTGTATGTGCTGGGTAGTCAAAAAATGCACGCACCAGTACTCTAAAAttctaagtgaaagtcgctcagtcatgtctgactctttgcgaccccatagatccCATAGTctgcggaattctccaggccagaatacaggggtgggtaaccttttccttctccaggggatcttcccaacccagggatcgaacccaggtctcctgcattgcaggtggattctttaccacctgagccacaagggaagccccttaaattcTAAAATCTGTCCTAAAAAGGATACTGCTAACtaagatggcaaatagatgtggaaacagtggctgactgtattttgggggctccaaaatcactgcagatggtgattgtagccatgaaattaaaagacgcttgctccttggaaggaaagttacaaccaacctagacagcatattaaaaagcagagacattactttgccaacaaaggtccatctagtcaaggctatggtttttccagtaattatgaatggatgtgagaattggactataaagaaagctgagcaccgaagaagatgcttttgaactgtggtgttggagaagactcttgagagtcccttggactgcaaggagatccaaccagtccatcctaaaggagatcagtcctgggtgttcattggaaggactgatgttgaagctgaaactccaatactttggccacctgatgcgaagaactggctcattgaaaaagaccctgatgctgggagggattgggggcaggaggaggagggaacgacagaggatgagatggttggatggcatcactgactcaatggacgtgagtttgggtaggctccgggagtttgtgatggacagggaggcctggacacaactgagcaactgaactaaactgaactaatgAAAAATCTGACTGTGGAAGAGGATGAGCTGGAGAGAGTGGTGAGGctgggtgcaattgtgtggtctgCGTTTGAGCAGAGGAAGCCCAGACTAGTGTAGTGATTCCAAAAGTGGAGGATGGTAGGGAAGAGGGGGGAGCCCAGGGCCTCTAGGGTGGCCTGCAGGCTGTGGGCTTATGAGTGCCCATGTGGGCTTTGGGTGCTGGTGCATTCCATATGGGACTTGCTGAGTTCAGGAGACTTGTTGATAATGAAATAAAGGTTCATTAGACACTGGCggcggagaaggcattggcaccacactccagtactcttgcctggaaaatcccatggatggaggagcctggtgggctgcagtccgtggggtcactaagagtcgaacacgactgaacaacttcacttttactttcatgcattggagaaggaaatggcaacccactccagtgttcttgcctggagaatcccagtgacaggggagcctggtgggctgccgtctgtggggtcgcacagagtcggacacgactgaagcgacttaccagcagcagcagacactgggGGAGGGAACTTGGAGGCTGCAGCAGTCTGGCCAAAATGAGGATGTGACTGGCATTCTTAAtctgaaggtgggaggggaggactCAGCTGTCTTGAGCTGTCCCGGGAGGAGTGTCAGTGTTCTAGAGGTGAGACCTGGATGAAGGCCAGAAGCCTGGGAAGCACCTGTTTAAGGGCTGAGCAGAGGGGTGGGGCGGCAGCAGGACCATTGAATGGGAGCCCTTGGATGGGCTAAATGCTTCTTACTCCGTTCATTTTATAGCACAGCCTTGGCTCATGTGGAAGGTGTTTTGGTAAGTTCCAGTTTGTTCTACCAAAGCACTCTGATCTTGACATTTTCAGACAATTGAGTATAGGACTATTTTATTAGTACTATAACACCTCtcgtttctttttctatttttatttccactgtAGGCATAGCATTTTTCTTAACAGTATCCTTGAAATCACATGTAGAAGCAAACCATCAAATTTCCATTACTGTTTACAatcctttttgttcttttcctttgaagACCTGTCTTTCTGTTACCTGAATGTCtgccttttcatttattcatcttttaaaggAACCATGAGACCATGCTGTGGAACAGAGGCACGAGCTTGAGTGACTGTTCCTGTGGCTGGAGATGTCGCTGGCCACTCTTTCCTTACTGGTTCCTCCGGATTCCCTGAACTTTCCACAGCGGGGCGGGGGTTGGTGGGGTGTATGTGACCCCAGTCTTAGGCCACAGACCTGTTCCCTATTTGTGTTCACTCTGGGTGATCTCATTCAAGTTCATGGCTTTTAATAGCATCTGCATACATGAATCTGTATATCCCCTGTGTGGACTGCTCCTCTAAGCTTCTAGAccttctttctgtatttcttacTTCTTCACCATAACAGGGCCAGGTCCAAACTCCTGTGCTCTCCCCTTCCTGCACCCAAATCACTCTTGGTGCAGCCACTCCTGCCTCAGTGGCACCTCCATCTTTCAGTGGTTTTAAGGCAGGAGTCTCTCAGTTGTCCTTGACTGACCTTTTCCTCTGGCACCCACTGTCTAGTACTCCACTCTTGTCTTTCGGGCGTCCCTGCTGTAGTCGCCCCAGACCAGCGCCCCCGCTGCCgccaccctctcctctcttcctcacaGTGACTTCCCTCCTGCCGCTTCGCTTCCATTGTCCCCAGGGTCTGTTCTCAGACTGCAGCCAGAGGAACCCCGTCAAAACAGTAAGCCAAACGTCCTTTTGGGAACTCCTCAGTGACTTCTTATTCCACCAAGAGTAAGAGCCAAACGTCTGACAGTGGCCACAGGGTCTATAAGATGCTCCTTTTTCTTGTCCCATTTCATTGCCTGCTGTCTTCTCACCAGTTGCAGGCACTCTGAGCCCCTCCCCCACTCTGTGCTCAAGACTCCTCTCTGCTTGGCAGGCTCTGCCCCAGGGGTTCCCATCACTGCCCCTGGTTCTTTGCCCAGATGTCGCTCTCTCATGACTTGTCATAGTTAACATTTCACCTTGGTAGCCTCTGCCCTTCTGTCCTGCTTGTCTTTCTCCATAGGGCCATCTGACTGTACTGTCAGTCCACTCCCACTAGATTGAAGGCAGAAATTTGTTTACCACCATATCTCCAGTGTCTGGAATAATGCTTGAGCTATAGAAAATAGTCAGTAAATACGCATGGggttaattttattgtattatgaAAGAAATGTTACCTTTTTTTTCAGGTTTATCTCCAATAAGTATTTAGTGAAACGGCAGAGCAGAGACTATGATGTGGAGTGGGGCTATGCCTTCGATGTGCATCTGAATGCTTTTTATCCTCTCCTGGTCATTCTGCATTTTATACAGCTTTTTTTCATCAACCGTAAGTAGCAGTTTCTTCTAAACTTGTCATCAGAAAGTCTTCGTTGTACCCACTGAAAAAAGACTCATTGTCCGTGTCTCTTCAGCAGATGTCATCCTAACAGACACATTTATTGGATATTTAGTTGGAAATACCTTATGGTTGGTTGCCGTTGGCTACTATATCTATGTAACTTTCTTAGGATACAGTGGTAAGTAATTGATTTTTTTGGTTGACAACACTACGGGGAGGGGAGAAGTTGTAACAGTAATACAGTGAGCTTTATGGAGCTGGCACTGTCCCTGGTGTTTTACATAAATTCTCCCAGTTAATCTTTAGTTACATGATACAGGTTTACTATTccccatttttcaaatgagacaaGCCCAGAGAGATTTAAGTAATTTATCCATGGTCCCGTAGCTCCAAAGTGGCATAGCTGGTACATAACAAACTTTATAATTTCAAGGAACCATGTTAAACCATACTGATGCTCTCCCGGTTTCTTGCAGGAACCCATGACGAGTTTTTTTTCTCCCAGGCTTTTGGGTTCTGGGTTACCAGCAGGCCGTCAGATGAGGAAAGGGTTGGGTCCAGTGTCTGGGCATGTTTAAAACCTTTGCcgtattttctgttttatgattGGGGGACggttctgaaatatttttcattttgtaaacatCTGTGTTGGTCCCAGGCCACCTGCTGGACTGGAGAAGCCTAGGGGTGAGAGGTGCTGTGGATGATCACAGATGATCAAGCCCAGCTTGATCCTGCTGAACTCAGGATATGTTTATAAATTCATTATTCAATCCTGCTCTCGGTTCATCTTTCATAGTATGAATGAGAAccgtatttatttttcttcatgtatgTTAAGAAATGACTGCTATTAGGAGTTAAATTTAGAGATCGTATGACTTGTTAGTGTTATGTGTTGTAGCCCTTTCCTTTACTGTCCCTCTAGATGTTCAGGATCTTACCGTAAACCTAAGTCACTTGGACTCACGTGTGACTGATTCCACTGGTCAGAGAGTCCCCTTGACTTTGTCAGGAACCACTTGCCCCCCCACCTCCAAATTGTAACACCTCGTTTTGGGCATGAGGGAGGTCCTGTCTCTCGTTCGGGGGAGATGGAAGTGGATTTTGGATCACTGTCCTGGTAACTCCCTACAATTTAGAAGATTCTTTGGACACAGCTCAGTTTCAGTTTGGGGACTACTTGTATGAGAAACACTTAGATTTGAATGCATGGGGTATGGACCCACTAACAGGAAGTGacaagtgagaaagaaagaaacacagatatCTGGGGGTGGGTTTTATATTTGAGAGCTTCATTTCTTTCCTAAAGTCTGGGATCCTAGTTGAGAGCTCACCTTCTCAAAGTGGAGGTGTAACACTCCCTCGGTCGGGAAATCTCCAACAGCTGAAAGTTGGTATTTTTCCTATAACACCATCCATCTCTGCTGGTACATTAAGATGGGAAGCTTCTGAAGCATCACAGGCTTAAATTCCCCACTTCATCCATTACTAGCTGGCGATGTTGACTCTCACCCTTAACCCGGATCCTGTCCTTTTCCAGCACTGCCATTTCTGAAAAACACGGTGATCCTTCTCTACCCGTTTGCACCTCTCATCCTGCTCTACGGGCTGTCACTAGCATTGGGCTGGAACTTCACCCACACGCTCTGCTCCTTCTACAAGTACAGGGTGAAGTGAGCCAGGGCGCCCCTTACATCTGAGCAGCAGTATTGGTGAGGTGGTGATTTCTTGTGAAACCTGTAAATAAACTATCATTGTAGATATCTTAAAGGTATAAAGTTTGCAAATTTGAAGAACTATAAATGTTAATACTTAGTACATTCCTTAAAACTAATTAAATGTACATttctacaataaatattttttaaactaaagtgtTAccttttattcataaatatttgcaCACAGAATGATATGCAAAGTACTAaggctatgaagaaaataaaaaggtaaaactttttaacaaattatttttgaacACGTATCCACGTAATAGTCATGTGTGTCCCATCCCCTCCCCAACTGTTACTGACAAGGTACAGAGTCACCCCCATTTCTAACAGGccacattttaaacttttatataagCCACAGGGTCCTAATTTAAGCTTTAAGAGTCTCtttaggaatcactgaactaCAGGCTGTAAATGTCACTAATAGCCATTatttatgccaaaaaaaaaaatacccaaccAACAAAATGTAGTAGATGAAGAGTCCCCCAGAAGCTATTCTTACTCTGGGAACTGTATAACACACGCAAGGCATGAGTGAACCTCTGTATCACGCTGATAATCATGGTCTTAACaactaaggctttttttttttaaagactttccaAAACACACAAATCTACTATTGTTTTCTAACTGAAAATAGTCCTGGTAAGCTATTATTATAT is a genomic window containing:
- the UNC50 gene encoding protein unc-50 homolog isoform X2, with protein sequence MLPSTSVNSPAQGNGVLSSRDAARHTAGAKRYKYLRRLFRFRQMDFEFAAWQMLYLFTSPQRVYRNFHYRKQTKDQWARDDPAFLVLLSIWLCVSTIGFGFVLDMGFFETIKLLLWVVFIDCVGVGLLISTLMWFISNKYLVKRQSRDYDVEWGYAFDVHLNAFYPLLVILHFIQLFFINHVILTDTFIGYLVGNTLWLVAVGYYIYVTFLGYSALPFLKNTVILLYPFAPLILLYGLSLALGWNFTHTLCSFYKYRVK
- the UNC50 gene encoding protein unc-50 homolog isoform X1 — its product is MLPSTSVNSPAQGNGVLSSRDAARHTAGAKRYKYLRRLFRFRQMDFEFAAWQMLYLFTSPQRVYRNFHYRKQTKDQWARDDPAFLVLLSIWLCVSTIGFGFVLDMGFFETIKLLLWVVFIDCVGVGLLISTLMWFISNKYLVKRQSRDYDVEWGYAFDVHLNAFYPLLVILHFIQLFFINPDVILTDTFIGYLVGNTLWLVAVGYYIYVTFLGYSALPFLKNTVILLYPFAPLILLYGLSLALGWNFTHTLCSFYKYRVK